One Marinibacterium anthonyi genomic region harbors:
- the pucM_1 gene encoding 5-hydroxyisourate hydrolase: MAGYLTTHVLDTARGCPAKDIQVELFRIDGDDRHHLRTLTTNHDGRTDTPILPEEEFEPGTYELVFHTGPYLDRTDVPPESPRFLNKIPIRFGMSEPSHYHVPLLLSPFGYSTYRGS; encoded by the coding sequence ATGGCCGGATATCTTACCACCCACGTGCTGGACACGGCCCGGGGTTGCCCGGCCAAGGACATCCAGGTCGAACTGTTCCGCATCGACGGCGACGACCGCCACCACCTGCGGACGTTGACCACCAATCACGACGGGCGCACGGACACGCCGATCCTGCCCGAGGAAGAATTCGAGCCCGGCACCTACGAGCTGGTCTTTCACACCGGACCCTACCTGGACCGGACGGACGTGCCGCCCGAAAGCCCGCGGTTCCTGAACAAGATCCCGATCCGCTTCGGCATGTCCGAACCGTCGCATTACCATGTGCCGCTGCTGCTTTCGCCCTTCGGCTATTCGACCTATCGCGGCAGCTGA
- a CDS encoding putative membrane protein: MFDMPVLLDWASFAIRWLHVITAIAWIGSSFYFIALDLGLNRNIQGPADGEEWQVHGGGFYHIQKYLVAPDQMPDHLTWFKWEAYSTWLSGAALLMVVYWAGAELFLIDQSKVLLPDWAGILISAASLTIGWLVYDRLCKSGLAETPTRLMVILFALLVVMGWGYTQVFTGRAMMLHLGAFTATIMTANVFFIIIPNQKIVVEDLQAGRTPDPKYGQIAKLRSLHNNYLTLPVIFLMLSNHYPLAFATQYNWIIAALVFLMGVTIRHFFNTTHARKGTPWWTWAVTVALFLAIVALSVAGRPTAGLEDNTAALPPQAARFASAEGFEDVTDIVVGNCSMCHAREPLWEGMIHAPRGVYLETPDDIALHAKQIYLQAGMSQAMPPANLTFMDPETRAILVRWYEDAEG, encoded by the coding sequence ATGTTCGACATGCCCGTGCTGCTGGACTGGGCCAGCTTCGCGATACGCTGGCTGCACGTGATCACGGCCATCGCCTGGATCGGCTCGTCCTTCTATTTCATCGCGCTGGACCTCGGGCTGAACCGCAACATCCAGGGCCCCGCCGATGGCGAGGAATGGCAGGTGCATGGCGGCGGCTTCTATCACATCCAGAAGTACCTGGTGGCCCCCGACCAGATGCCCGACCACCTGACCTGGTTCAAATGGGAAGCCTATTCGACCTGGCTGTCGGGTGCGGCGCTGCTGATGGTGGTCTACTGGGCCGGGGCGGAATTGTTCCTGATCGACCAGTCCAAGGTCTTGCTGCCCGACTGGGCCGGCATCCTGATCTCGGCCGCGTCGCTGACGATCGGCTGGCTGGTCTATGACCGGCTGTGCAAATCGGGCCTGGCGGAAACACCGACGCGGCTGATGGTGATCCTGTTCGCGCTGCTGGTGGTGATGGGCTGGGGCTATACCCAGGTGTTCACGGGGCGGGCAATGATGCTGCACCTGGGCGCCTTCACCGCCACGATCATGACGGCGAACGTGTTCTTCATCATCATCCCCAACCAGAAGATCGTGGTCGAGGATCTGCAGGCGGGCCGCACGCCCGACCCGAAATACGGCCAGATCGCCAAGCTGCGGTCGCTGCACAACAACTACCTGACCCTGCCGGTCATCTTCCTGATGCTGTCCAACCACTACCCGCTGGCCTTCGCCACCCAGTACAACTGGATCATCGCGGCGCTGGTCTTCCTGATGGGCGTGACAATCCGGCATTTCTTCAACACGACGCACGCCCGCAAGGGCACGCCTTGGTGGACCTGGGCCGTGACCGTGGCGCTGTTCCTGGCCATCGTCGCCCTGTCCGTCGCCGGCCGCCCCACCGCCGGGCTTGAGGACAACACCGCCGCCCTGCCCCCGCAGGCCGCACGCTTTGCCTCGGCCGAGGGGTTCGAGGACGTGACCGACATCGTGGTGGGCAATTGTTCCATGTGCCACGCCCGCGAACCGCTGTGGGAGGGCATGATCCACGCCCCCCGCGGCGTCTACCTGGAAACGCCGGACGACATCGCGCTGCACGCGAAACAGATCTACCTGCAAGCGGGGATGAGCCAGGCGATGCCGCCCGCCAACCTGACCTTCATGGATCCCGAAACCCGCGCGATCCTGGTGCGCTGGTACGAGGACGCCGAAGGCTGA